CCTGCTGAGCGGCGCGGAGGCCGATTTCGAGCGCGGACTGGCCGCACTGGCGAAACTGACCGAGGGCGCGATCTTCGTCTGCACCGCCGAGCCGTCCCGGGTACCGGTTCCTTCCGAGCAACCTTTTCGCCACGAACGGTTTCGAGGTCCACACCCGGCTGGAACCGTGGGCTACCACATCCACGTCCTCGACCCGGTCGACCGAAACAAGACCGTTTGGCACATCGGGCTTCAGGACGTCGTCGCCATCGGCAGGCTCTTCGAAAGGGGTGAGCTGGATTTGAGTCGGCTCGTCTCCTTCGCCGGACCGAAGGTGCAGAGGCCGCGTCTTCTGAAGACGAGACGCGGCGCTTTTCTGGACGAGCTCGTCGAGGGTGAGCTCCATCCTGGAGACAGCCGGATCATCTCCGGATCGGTCCTCTCCGGCCGCCGCGCCATGGGGGACGCCGCGGGGTATCTCGGCCGCTACCACCAGCAGGTTTCCGTAATCGCTGAAGATCGCGAGCGGGTGTTTCTCGG
The genomic region above belongs to Vicinamibacteria bacterium and contains:
- the nqrA gene encoding NADH:ubiquinone reductase (Na(+)-transporting) subunit A, whose protein sequence is MAVHRSSRGLTLPVAGEPELMVDSPSRPGRVALLGDDYPGMRPTIFVKVGDEVRTGSLLFEDKRNPGVRFTSPGSGRVSAIHRGERRVFRSMVIELSGGESSISFGAYTGKHPSSLSRTEITELLLESGEWTALRARPFGGVASPATKPHSIFVTAMDTNPLAAPSDALLSGAEADFERGLAALAKLTEGAIFVCTAEPSRVPVPSEQPFRHERFRGPHPAGTVGYHIHVLDPVDRNKTVWHIGLQDVVAIGRLFERGELDLSRLVSFAGPKVQRPRLLKTRRGAFLDELVEGELHPGDSRIISGSVLSGRRAMGDAAGYLGRYHQQVSVIAEDRERVFLG